Sequence from the Cucurbita pepo subsp. pepo cultivar mu-cu-16 unplaced genomic scaffold, ASM280686v2 Cp4.1_scaffold002888, whole genome shotgun sequence genome:
AAACGGTGGCCAACCGATGACTTATCTATTTCCATGACTGCGCCCACGTTATGTCCGGCGAGGTTTATAGAATCCGCTGCCTTCTGCTTTTCGTGTGGCTTTCCCGAGCCATACTCCGATGGCCGATCAGACTTCACCGGCTTCTCAACGGTCTTGTTGTACACCATGCTAGGCTGAATTCTATTATTGAtcgtataaataaatattttttttcagataaatcaaatatcttgtatcaATTTATTGCTCTAATATCAGATATTAGCACtcataataaaacataaattggTTTGAGTATTTGAAAACTACTAAATTtactaaactaaaattaattaagcttaaatttttttaggtaatttaTGTTAAACACTCTCCACAATGCTTAAACTATTaaataagctctcatggctttgctttgggcttccccaaaatgcctcataccaatggagttagtattcctcatttataaactcatgatcattccctaaattagtcgatgtggacttccatcatccaacaatttaATACCTGGGTTGAGTGGTAGTTCCATTAACGGCGGTGAGCTGGGTAGGCGGTAGAGTGAGAGGTGGCAGCGGCGATGTTGGCAGCGACCTTGACGGCGACTGAAGTGGGGATGTTTGGGCTATCCACCTGTGGGGATATTTGTTTGCAGGCGAAAGCGGAGGCGATAGTTGGTCCTTCGGCGGCGGCGGGCTGGGCAGACGTGT
This genomic interval carries:
- the LOC111786815 gene encoding extensin-like — translated: MSNLPPFGRSRQRPSRGRMLKYKPSPEPASPLKSSPTWLPSPAKKPTSPIPSPKYGSSLTRLPSPPPPKDQLSPPLSPANKYPHRWIAQTSPLQSPSRSLPTSPLPPLTLPPTQLTAVNGTTTQPRIQPSMVYNKTVEKPVKSDRPSEYGSGKPHEKQKAADSINLAGHNVGAVMEIDKSS